In Sphingomonas profundi, the sequence CACCACCGCCGCCTATGTCGGCCTGCGGCCGGACCAGACCAACGATGCCTCCGCGCTGCTCAACGTGGCGCGCAACCTGGGCGGCAGCCTGGGCATCGCGATCTCGCAGGCGGCGCTGATCGAGCGCGGGCAATATCATCAGGATCGCATCGTCGAGACGCTGAACCCGCTGAACCCGGAATATGTGACGGGGCTGGACCAGCTGGGCCGGATGATCGGCGGCGCGGCCGACGGCACCAATGCCGCGCTGGCGGCGCTCTACCAGCAGGTGCAGCAGCAGGCGCAGATGCTGGCCTATGTCGATGTGTATTTCGGCTTCATGATCTTCGTGCTCGTCATCGCCCCGTTCGGCCTGTTCATCCGCCAGGGGCGCGGCGGCGGGGCGCACGGATGAGGCGGCCGCCCGCCCCCGCCGTCGCTCCGACGGCCGCCCTCGTCGCAGCGCTTGCGCTGGCCGGCTGCACCGTGGGGCCGAACTATCGCGCGCCGCAGATGCCGGCACCCGCCCGCTTCGGCGAGGTGACGCCCGATCGCGCCGCCACGCCCGCGCCGCCGATGACGGCATGGTGGCGCGCCTTCGGCGATGCGGAGCTGGAACGGCTGATCGCCATCGCGCTGGCCGAGAGCCCCGACGTCGCCACCGCCACCGCCCGCATCGCCGCCGCCCGCGCGCAGGAACGCGCGGCGCGCGCCGCCTATCTGCCGGAGGTGAACGCACAGGCCGGCGTCAACAGCCTGAAGTTCAGCAAGAATGCCGGCCTCTCCTCCCTCTCCAGCCTGTTCGGCGGCGGCGAGGCCGGCGGCGCGGGCGGCACCGGCGGGGGTGCCGCCGGCGGTACGGGCGGCGGCACCGGATCGGGCATCGCGCTGCCGGGCAACAGCGTCACCACCTTCTCCGTCGGCTTCGACGCCAGCTGGGAGATCGACCTGTTCGGCGGCGTCGCCCGCCAGAACCAGGCGGCCCGCGCCCGCACGCAGGCGGCGATCTGGAATGCGCGCGACGCCCAGCTCTCCCTGATCGGCGACATCGCCGACGCCTATCTCCAGCTGCGCACCCTGCAGACGCGCGAGACGATCGCCCGCGCCGAGGTGGATCGCCAGTCCCGCAACCTGAAGCTGATGGCGGAGACGGCGAAGTCGGGCCTGGTGCCGGAGGGCGACTATGTGCGCCAGCGGGCGCAGCTGGCCAATGCCGAGGCGGTGGTCGGCCCGATCGTGGCCGAGGGCAAGGCGGAGATGCACGCGCTGGGCGTGCTGCTGGGCCGCACGCCGGATTCGCTGATCGCGGAGCTGGCGGTTCCGCGCCCGCAGCTGGCGCCGCCGCCCGAGATTCCGCCCGGCCTGCCCGCCGATCTGCTGCGCCGCCGGCCGGACATCCGCGCCGCCGAGCGCTCGCTGGCCGCAGCCACTGCCGATATCGGCGTGGCGGTGGCCGATCTGTTTCCGCGCCTGACCCTCACCGGCATGGCGCAGCTGATCTCCACTGCGCTCGGCAATCTCTTCTCCGGCGACAGCCTGCAGCTGACCGGCAATGCCGGCGCGATGTTCCCGGTGCTCGATTTCGGGCGCCGCTCCAGCACCGTCACCGCGCGGCGGGCGCAGGCGGACGAGGCGTATCAGGACTATCGCAGGACGGTGCTCTCCGCCCTGCGCGACGTGGAGGATGCGCTGATCCGCATCCATACCGAGCAGCAGCGGCAGGCGGCGCTGAAGCGCGGCGTGACCGACGCGGCGCGGGCGGTGCACGCGGTGGAGGCGCGCTACGAGAGCGGCCTGGTGCCGTTCGGCGACGTGCTTGAGGCGCGCCAGTCCGTCCTGTCCGGACAGGACCAGCTTGCCCAGAGCGACGGCCAGCTGCGCCGCGACCTGCTGTCCTTCTACAAGGCGCTTGGCGGCGGCTGGGAGGATCTGCCGCTCGCCGAGACGAAGGCCGGCGCGGCATCCCCCGCCTATGTGGCGCCGCGCGGAACGCCGCTTGTCCCCGGCGAGGCGGGCGACTAGGCCGGCGCTTTCCCTTCACGGAAAGCGAGACGGCGATGGCGGACCCTGACGCGACGGCCGATGCGCGGCCAAGCGGCCTTCAGCAGTTGCGGGCGATGATGGCGGCCGGCACCGGCGCGCCCATCGCCGAGACGCTGCGCTTCCGGCTGGTGGAAGCCGATGAGGACCATGTCGCGTTCGAGGGCGCGCCCGATCGCAGCGTCTACAATCCGATCGGGTCGGTGCATGGCGGCTATGCCGCCACCCTGCTCGATTCCGCGTGCGGCTGCGCGGTGCATGCGCGGCTCGCGGCCGACCAGGCCTATACGACGCTGGAGCTGAAGATTTCCTATCTGCGCGCCATCAGCGAGGCCACGGGGCCGGTGCGGGCCGAGGGCCGCGTGGTGCAGATGGGCCGCCGCGCCGCCTTTGCCGAGGCCACGCTGGCCGACGCGGCCGGCCGGCTGCTGGCGACTGCCACCTCCACCCTGCTCGTGTTCGCACGATAGCGCCGCCGCCCATGAACCCGCGGGGCCGCTGGGCGTTCACCCCTTCTCGATAAACGAGGAGGGATCGTGACGAACATCGCCAGTCCGGCCACGAAGCTGAGGGGCGATGAGCCCGCAGCCTACTCGCCGCAGGGTCTCGCGGATCGGCGGGAGCTGGCCTTCGTCGCGGTGGAGCGGACGCGGATGCCGATGGTCGTCACCGATCCGCGCCAGCCGAACAATCCGATCGTGCTGGCGAACCGCGCCTTCCTCGATCTCACCGGCTTCTCGGCGGAGGAGGTGATCGGGCAGAATTGCCGCTTCATGCAGGGCCCGGAGACCGACCCCGCCGCCATCGGCGAGATCCGCGCCGGCCTGGCCGAAGGCCGCGAGGTGACGGTGGAGCTGGTCAACTACCGCAAGGATGGAAGCAGCTTCTGGAACCAGCTGTTCATCAGCCCGGTGC encodes:
- a CDS encoding efflux transporter outer membrane subunit yields the protein MRRPPAPAVAPTAALVAALALAGCTVGPNYRAPQMPAPARFGEVTPDRAATPAPPMTAWWRAFGDAELERLIAIALAESPDVATATARIAAARAQERAARAAYLPEVNAQAGVNSLKFSKNAGLSSLSSLFGGGEAGGAGGTGGGAAGGTGGGTGSGIALPGNSVTTFSVGFDASWEIDLFGGVARQNQAARARTQAAIWNARDAQLSLIGDIADAYLQLRTLQTRETIARAEVDRQSRNLKLMAETAKSGLVPEGDYVRQRAQLANAEAVVGPIVAEGKAEMHALGVLLGRTPDSLIAELAVPRPQLAPPPEIPPGLPADLLRRRPDIRAAERSLAAATADIGVAVADLFPRLTLTGMAQLISTALGNLFSGDSLQLTGNAGAMFPVLDFGRRSSTVTARRAQADEAYQDYRRTVLSALRDVEDALIRIHTEQQRQAALKRGVTDAARAVHAVEARYESGLVPFGDVLEARQSVLSGQDQLAQSDGQLRRDLLSFYKALGGGWEDLPLAETKAGAASPAYVAPRGTPLVPGEAGD
- a CDS encoding PaaI family thioesterase is translated as MADPDATADARPSGLQQLRAMMAAGTGAPIAETLRFRLVEADEDHVAFEGAPDRSVYNPIGSVHGGYAATLLDSACGCAVHARLAADQAYTTLELKISYLRAISEATGPVRAEGRVVQMGRRAAFAEATLADAAGRLLATATSTLLVFAR